GGGCTACCACCAGTCGCTCTCGGTCCTCGAACACGCCGCCGATACCAGCGACGCCTACACCAAGACGAGTCTCATGCTCGGCCTCGGCGAGTACGACCACGAACTCTACCGAGCGCTCTCGGACTGCCGGGAGGCGGGCGTCGATATCGTCACCCTCGGCCAGTACCTCCAACCCTCTCGTTCCCATCTCGACGTGTACGACTACGTCCATCCCCACGCCTTCGAGACGTGGCGCCGCGTCGCCGAGGAAGAACTCGACTTCCTCTACTGTGCTAGCGGGCCGATGGTCCGGTCGTCGTACCGCGCGGGCGAACTGTTCGTCGACGCCCTCCTCCGCGACGGGCGGAGCGTCGCCGAGGCACGCCGCGAGGCCCGCGAGGGGACGCACGCGTGACCGTCGAAACGGTCGCACTCCCGGACTTGGGCGAGGGCGTCGCCGAGGGCGAACTCCTCCAGTGGCTGGTCGACGTCGACGAGACGGTGACTGAAGACCAAGTGCTCGCCCAGATGGAGACGGACAAGGCCATCGTCGACCTTCCCGCGCCCCACGACGGCCGGGTGGTCGAGCGCCACGCCGAGGCCGGCGATATGGTCCCGGTCGGCGACCCGGTGGTCTCCATCGACGTCGACGACGACGCCGCGCAGAGCGACACCGACGATACTGCGCCGAGCGACGACGACACTTCAGACCCCGACGAAACGCCACCTCTCGTCCCCGACGGCCGCGTGTTCGCCCCGCCGCGCGTCCGCCGACTCGCCCGCGAACTTGGCGTCGACATCGGTCGCGTCACCGGTACGGGGCCGAACGGTCGCGTCACGGACGCGGACGTGCGGGCGGCGAGCGAGGGCGACGAATCCGCAGACTGCGGCGAGGAATCGACCCACGAGACCGACGAGAGGACGACGCCCCAGACCGACGAGGCGGCGGAATCCACCGCCACGGACGACCGCCCCACCCCACGGACCCCCGCCGACGACGCGACCGACGTGATGCGACCGCGGAGCGACACCGAGGGGCGGACCCACCGCGAATCGGCGTCGGCCGTCGACGCCGCGAGCGAGGTCAAGACGACGGTCGATGCGGGGGCGACTCCCCCAGCGGACGACCGGGACTCCGACGGCCCCACCACCGTCGAGTTCGACCCCGCGAACGCCGCCGTCTCCCAGACGACACACACCGACCACGCGGACGTGACCGACCTCGTCGAACTGACGACCGAACTCGACCCGTACGCCGCGGACGCGGGCGTCGACCTCACGCCGCTTCCCTTCGTGTTGCGCGCCGTGACGCACGCCCTCGCCGAGGTGCCGCGCCTCAACGCCACCCTTGACGATGGCGAGGCCGTCCGCCACGACGACTACCACCTCGGCGTGGCGACGGCGACGGGCGCGGGACTCGCGGTGCCCGTCGTCGAACATGTCGACCAGCTGGACCTCCTCACTCTCGCGTCCGAGACGGCCGCCGCGCTCGACGCTTCGTCGCCCGACTCCGACGCGACTCGCGCGACGTTCACCGTCACGAACACCGGCGCCATCGGCGGGGAGTACGCCACGCCCGCCGTCCGCCCGCCACAGGTGGCGACGCTCGCCCTCGGGCGTCTCCAACCGCGGCCGCGGGTCGTCGACGACGCCATCGTCGTCCGGCACACCCTCCCGCTCTCGCTGTCGGTCGACCACCGCGTCGTCGACGGGGCGACGGCCGCTCGCTTCACCAATCGAGTGCGAGCGTGTCTCTCCGACCCGACGCGCCTGCTCTCGCCGCCGGCGGAGGAACAGTTGCGGTAACCCCGCCATTTAATCACCCTCTCCGTGCAGGGTATCCCCATGACAGTCACTCTTGAGGATATCGAGGCGGCGCGCGCCCGATTCGACGACCCGGACATCGTCCGACAGACGCCAATCGAGACGAACCGTTCGCTCAGCAAGATGTCGGGCGGGGACGTCCACCTGAAGATGGAGCACCTCCAGCGGACTGGCTCGTTCAAGACGCGCGGCGCCTACAACAAACTGAAACAGGAGGCCGAGGACGGCAGCGACAAACACGTCGTCGCCGCCAGCGCCGGCAACCACGCACAGGGCGTCGCCCTCGCGGCCACGACGGTCGGTCTCGACTCGACCATCGTCATGCCGACGAACGCCCCACAGGCCAAAATCGACGCCACCCGGAGCTACGGCGCCTCGGTCGAACTCCACGGTGCGAACTTCGGCGAGGCGATGAGCCACGCACAGGCGATGGCCGAAGAGCCCGGTCGACTGTTCGTCCACGCCTACGACGACCCCGACATCGTCGCCGGACAGGGGACGCTCGGCCTCGAAATCTACGAGCAGGTACCCGACGTCGACACCGTCCTCGTCCCCATCGGCGGCGGCGGCCTCATCGGCGGCATCAGCACGGCGCTGAAGTCGCTCGACGATTCGGTGCGCGTCGTCGGCGTGCAGGCCGAGATGGCCGCGACGGTGCCAGACAGCCTCAACAAGGGCATCCCGGTCGACGAGGACTCGCCCAAGACAATCGCGGACGGCATCGCCACGGGGAGCATCTCCGAACTCACGCTCGGGTTGATAGAGGAACACGTCGACGAGGTGGTGACGGTGAGCGACGACGAAATCGCCCAGAGCATCCTCACGGTGCTCGAACGCGCGAAGCAGCTGATAGAGGGCGCGGGCGGGGCGTCGGTCGCCGCGCTGTTGAGCGACGAAATCGACGTCGAGGGCGAGACGGTCGTCCCCCTGCTCTGTGGCGGCAACATCGACATGTCGATGCTCCAGACGGTGCTGACACACGCCCTGACCGACCGCAGCCAACTCCTCCGCCTGCGCATCCGCATCCGCGACGAACCCGGCGAGATGGGTCGCATCTCGGGCATCATCGGCGACAAGGGGGCGAACATCCGGACGGTCAGACACGACCGCGCTGTCGGCGACCTGCACGTCGGCGACGCCTACCTCGTCTTCCAGGTGCTCACGAGCGGTGAGAGCCACGCCACGAACGTCATCGGCGCCATCGAGGACGCCGGCTACGAAGTCGAGCGCGTCAACTGACGGACGCCAAGAAGTGTGTGCGATTAGTGGATGAGCGGTCGGTTCCTATTATATAACTTAAACGCCCGCACATAGCCTGCGTAATGGTGATGCGTGACACTGTTGCACTCTCTACCGTAACGTGACCGGACACGACGTCCGTGTCAGGCACGAGTCGACTACTATGACCAACGATCACGACCTCACGCGACGAACGTACCTGCGGGCGGCGGCTGCTGGCGCCGCGATGACCGGGGCGGCCGGTTGCCTCGGCGGCGGTGGCGGCGGCGGTAGCGAGGGGAACAGCTGGCGAACACAAGAGCTCGCGACGGTCCCGGCGCCGGGTGACGCTGCACTCTACGAACCCACCGACCAAGACCAGACGGGCGAGACCATCAATCACCTCACCTGGACGGGGTACGACGCCTCGAACGTCCAAGGCCCGTTCCGGGAACAGTTCGACTGCCAGACGCAGTTGGACCTGTTCACGTCGAATCCGAAGGCATTCAACCGGCTCCAGTCCGGCGAGTGGCAGCAGTTCCACCAAGCTACGTTCGACATGGCGTGGATTCCGCGCTTGGCCGAGGCGGGGCTGATTCGGCCCATCGACTACGAGGACTGGAAGCCGTACACCTTCGACCAGTACATCGACCTGTTCAAGAAGGAGAACGGGTACAAGTACGCCTTCGTCAACGAGGACGACTACACCTTCGACATCGACGGCACGATGTACGGCGCGCCCCAGCGGTTCGGGTGGGCCTCGTTCGTCGTCAACACCGACAACGTCTCCGAGGACGCCTACTCCAGCTACGACGCCGCGTGGTCCGACGAGTTCGAGGTCGGCATCTACGACCTGATGTTCTGGGGCATCCAGATTATCATGCTCCGCGAGGGCATCGACCCCTTCAAAGAGCACACCGAAGCCGAAGTCGAACAGGTCCGACAGGCCACCTTCGACCTCTTCGACAACGCGAAGACGCTCCTGCCCGACTTCGCCTCGATGAATCAGGCGATGAAGTCCGGCGAAATCGACATCGGCTTCATCTCCGGCAACTGGATCAACGGGACGCTCCGCCGCGGTGGCAACATGCAGTTCGAGGCCGTCGTCCCGGAGGAGGGGAGCGTCATCTGGGTCGAGACGACAGCCTTCGTCAAGGGCGACCAGCCCACCGTCTCCGACAACTACCTCGCCTACATGCAGCGCGGCGAGAACGCGCTCAAGCTCTCCTGGCCCACCTCGGGTGGGACGAACGTCGTCCCCCACCAGACGGCGTGGGAGAACTACAACGACCGACAGCGCGAAGTGCTTCGCGTCGACGAAGTGCGGGACATCATCGACCGGTCGGTGTTCTACACCGGGATTCCGGATCTGGACAAGTTCGAGCCGATCTGGCGCGAAGCCAAGAGTCGACTCTGAGCGGTCCTCGGCTGCGGCGATTATCAATGTTACAGGCAACCGATCTACGGAAGGAGTATGGCTCGCTCGTCGCCGTCGACGATGTCGACCTCGAAATCGAGACCGGCGAGTTCGCGACCATCGTCGGCCCGTCCGGGAGTGGCAAGAGTACGCTGTTGCACATGCTCGCCGGCCACCTCGAACCCAGCGGCGGGACGATTACGCTCGATGGGGAGGACATCACCGACACGAAACCACAGGAGCGCCCCACCAGCCTCGTCTTTCAGTCGTGGGCGCTGTTCCCCCACATGACCGTCCGGGAGAACATCGAGTTCCCGATTCGGACCACGGGGCGGTCGGTGGATGGGCAGGTGGAAACGCTGCTCGAACAGGTTCAGCTCGACCCCGAGGTGCAGGCGGACAAGCAGGTGTCGGAGCTCTCCGGCGGGCAGCGCCAGCGGGTCGCGCTCGCGCGTTCGCTCGCCTACGACCCCGACATCCTCTTGCTCGACGAACCGCTCGCGTCGCTCGACTACGTCCTGCAAAAACAGCTCCAGCGCGAACTCGCCGACCTGAACGTCGAACTCGACATGACGTTCGTCTACGTCACACACTCGCTGGAAGCGGCGCTCGTGATGAGTGACAAGCTCTTCGTCATCGACGAGGGTGACCTGATTCAGACTGGTCCGCCCGAGGAAATCTACCGCGAACCGAACAACAAGTTCATCGCGGAGTTCATGGGCGACGCCAACGTCTTCGCCGTCGACGTCGTCGACAGCGACGGCGAGACAGTGACGGTCGACAGCGGCGAGTTCGAGGGGTCGGTGACGGTGTCGACACCTATCGACGACGCGCCCGAGTACCTCGTCGTCCGCCACGACGACTGTGTGGTCGAACCGACGCTCCGACGCGCCGTCGGCGCACCCGTCCACGTCGACAACGTTCTCGTCCGCGGCAACACCGTCCTGGTCGAGTGTTCGTCGACCACTACCGACGACGACTACGTCGCCGAGGTGGACTACGACCACTTCGAATCGGTCGACATCGCGGTCGGTGATACCGCGTACATCCAGTGGGAGACCGAGAAATCGATTCTGGTGCCCGAGTGATGTCCGCGCTAGATACGCTCCGCGGCCGGATGGACGCGGTGGCGACGAGTGACAACCCGCTTGCGACGCTCGTCACGCCCCCGTACGTTCTCTTGCTTCCGCTCGCGGTTCTGTTGCTCGTCATGTTCGTCGGCCCGATGGTCGCCATCGTGTTGTTCTCCGTCCAGCCGGGCAACGCCATCTCGCTGAACCCCGGGACGTGGACGGTCGAACACTACGCCGAGATACTCGGCGGCATGGCGAGCGGCGAGGGGGTGTACGGCGACGTCCTCGTCAACACGGCCGCCGTGAGCGCCGTCACCACCGTCGTGACGCTCGTGCTCTCCTACCCGGCGGCCTACGCGCTCGCCCGCAAAATCAAGCGGTACAAGACGGTGTTCTTGCTCGTGCTCATCATCCCCCTGTTCACGAGCGTGAACATCCGGGTGTTCGGATGGGCGCTCTTTCTCGTCAACAACGGCGTCCTCGAAAGCGTCGTCAGCCTGTTCGGCGTGTCGAACTACCCCACGATGATGTACCAGCGGTGGACGATTATCCTCGGGACGACATACGTCTACATGCCGTTCATGCTGTTCCCCATCTACCTGTCTCTCCTCTCCATCGAGGACGAGACTATCGCGGCGGCGCAGGACTTGGGCGCGAACCGGTGGACGCTCTTCCGGCGAATCGTCCTCCCGCTGAGCAAGCCCGGCGTCATCATCGGCTCGCTGTTCGTGTTCATCCTCAGCCTCGGTGCCGACGTGGAGGCACAGATTCTCGGCGGTGGCTCGATTTTCACCATGGCGAGCAACATCAACTACTCGTTCGGGTACAGTCAGAACTGGCCACTCGGTTCCGCACAGGCCGTCGGCCTCCTCATCATCACCGTCGTCTGCGGGGTCATCATTCTGCGGACGATCAATCTGAAGGAAATCGCGTCGCGAGGTGACGCATGAGCGCCGAATCCAGCACGCTGACCGACCGCCTCGGCGCCGGTGCGTGGTACGGCTACGTCGCCCTCGTGGCGCTCTTTTTCCTGACGCCGCTGTTCTCGCTCGTCATCGCCTCCTTCTACGACGGGCGCTTTTTCTCCATCGTCGACTACGAGTTCTCGCTCGACTGGTACCGGGCGGCGCTCGCGTCGGGGAGCATCCGCTCTGCCTTCCTGAACACCGTCCGCATCTCGGTGCCGGTGACGATTCTGAGCACCATCATCGGCACGGGCGGCGCTATCGCGTACACTCGCTACGAGTTCCCGTGGCAAGAGCAGTTCAAACTGCTCGCGCTCCTGCCCATCTTCTTCCCCCTCATCCTCCTCGGTCTCGGGATGTCGATGTGGTCGAGCGTCATCGGCCTCGGCTACGGCATCGTCCCGTCGATAATCGGCGAACTCGTCTGGATTTCGCCCATCGTCATGTTCGTCGTCTCCATCACCGCACTGGGTGTCGACCCCAACATCGAGGAGGCGGCGCGTGACCTCGGCGCCGACACCGTCACGCTCTACCGGGAGGTGACGCTTCCCCTCATCAAGGACGGCGTCGTCTCCGGCGCCATCTTCGCGTTCGTGCTCTCGTGGAACAACTACTACATCGTCTCCTATCTCTCCGGACCGCAGAGCACGATTACGACGTGGATTCACGGCCGGATGACGCAGGGCTTTACGCCCGTCGTCCCCGCCGTAGCGTCGCTTATCTTCTACGTCTCGCTCCTCCTGGTCGTCGCCGCCTTCGTCGTCGAGTTCCGTGACGACGGTGAGTGAGCGACGACCCGATTCTATTACCCGGATATATCCGGCTCGATTGGGCACAACCCGTAAATATGTGGGTAGTCAATTGCCCACAACCACCACAGGGTGTGGCTCGATGCTCGAATACACATTCAGAATCAGACACGAGGGGTGTTGGACCGAGACGGTCGACGACGCGTTCCCGGGCGTCGCGGCGACTATCATCTACTCTTATCGCTTGACTGGGACGAGCATCACGATGATTGAAGCGACGGGAATCGACGAGAGCCGGGTCGACGCGCTGGTGGAGTGGCTTGGCGACCACGAGGTCATGACCTCGGCCCAGTTGGTCAGCTACCACGAGGGGCGGGACACGGCGTTCATCAGCCTCGAGGGCGACTATCGCACCGACACCGAACCCGTGTTGAACGTCCTCCTGCGGAACAACTGCTTCCCGACGATTCCCGCCACCGTCTCCAACGGGCGCGAACACTGGAGCGTCCTCGCCTCCACACGCGAGGAGGTGAGCACGACTCACGAAGAGCTCCGGGCCATCGGCTCCGTCGAGGTTGACGCGCTCCGACAGCCGGAACTCGGCCGACTCCTCACGGGCTTGACGGAGATTAAACAGGCAGTCCAAGACCTCTCGCCCCGGCAGACCGAGGTGCTCGCCCGCGCTATCGAACACGGCTACTACGACTCGCCCCGCGGCTGCAACATCGAAGAACTCGCGGCGATGGATTCGGCGAACACCTCGACGGTCGGCGAACACCTCCGTCGCTCGGAAGCGAAGATTCTGGAGGCGGTCGGGTCGATGCTGACCCAGACCTAGAACTCGTCGCTGTACTCCGCTCGCTCCCACTCCGTGACCGAATCCATGTAGCGGTCGAACTCGTCGCGTTTGAGCTTCAGGAACTCCTCGACCAGCGGCTCACCGAGCGCTTCCGTCAGCACCTCGTCGGCCTCCAGTTCGTCCAGCGCCGCCCAGAGGGTTCGAGGGAGCCTGTCGTAGTCCTCCTCGTAGGCGTTGGCGAGCGTCGGCTCGCCCGGGTCGGTCTCGTTTCGAATCCCGTCCAGCCCCGCCGCGAGCGTCGCCGCCAGCCCTAGGTAGGGGTTGCACGACGAGTCGGGTACTCGGTGTTCGACTCGGGCCGCCGACCCGAGTTCCGGCGGGATGCGGAGGACCGTCGAGCGGTTGTCCGGTCCCCACGCGACGTTGACGGGCGCCCAGATACCCGGCAGGAGGCGACGGTAGGAGTTCACCGTCGGCGCACAGAGCGCGGTGAGCGCCTGCATGTGGTCGAGCAAGCCGCCGATGAAGTGGTGAGCCGTCTCGGAGAGGCCTGAGTCTCCCTCCGGGTGCTTTCCCGCCGGGAACTGCAGGTTCCCCGTCTCGCTGGCGAACAGGTTCTCCCCGACCGACTCGTCCCAGAGACTGAGGTGGAAGTGCAGGCCGTTGGCGTCTTCGCCCGAGTAGGGGCGGGGCATGAACGACGCTCGATAGCCGCGCTCGCGGGCGATGGCCTTCGCAGCGTGCCGGAAGAACATGAGCGAGTCCGCGGTGGTGAGGGCGTCGTCGTACTGGACGTTCACCTCGAACTGACCGGGTTGGGACTCCTGATGGACGCCGAGCATCGACGCGCCCGCCGTCTCCATCGCGTCCGACCACGCTCGAACGATGCCGTCCGCGCCGTCGAGTGCCGTCATGTCGTACGAGCACCGGGTGTTGTAGGGCTCCCAGTCGCCCTCGCCGTCGGGTTTGAGCAGGGAGAACTCGGCTTCGACGCCGGCGAGGGGGACGAACCCTTCGTCGCGCACATCGTCGACGACGCGGCGGAGCGCGCTCCGCGAACAGAGGTCGAACGCCGAGCCGTCGACGTTCGTCAGATTCGAGAAGACGGCGGCGGTGTCGTCGGTCCACGTAATCTCGCGCAGCGAGTCGGGGTCCGCGACGGCCAGCATGTCGCCCCCTTCCGCCCCGTAGCGCGGGTCGTCGAGCAGTCCCGGTTCCAGCGTGAGCTCCGCGACGCCGTTG
This DNA window, taken from Haloplanus vescus, encodes the following:
- a CDS encoding dihydrolipoamide acetyltransferase family protein, with the protein product MTVETVALPDLGEGVAEGELLQWLVDVDETVTEDQVLAQMETDKAIVDLPAPHDGRVVERHAEAGDMVPVGDPVVSIDVDDDAAQSDTDDTAPSDDDTSDPDETPPLVPDGRVFAPPRVRRLARELGVDIGRVTGTGPNGRVTDADVRAASEGDESADCGEESTHETDERTTPQTDEAAESTATDDRPTPRTPADDATDVMRPRSDTEGRTHRESASAVDAASEVKTTVDAGATPPADDRDSDGPTTVEFDPANAAVSQTTHTDHADVTDLVELTTELDPYAADAGVDLTPLPFVLRAVTHALAEVPRLNATLDDGEAVRHDDYHLGVATATGAGLAVPVVEHVDQLDLLTLASETAAALDASSPDSDATRATFTVTNTGAIGGEYATPAVRPPQVATLALGRLQPRPRVVDDAIVVRHTLPLSLSVDHRVVDGATAARFTNRVRACLSDPTRLLSPPAEEQLR
- the ilvA gene encoding threonine ammonia-lyase — encoded protein: MTVTLEDIEAARARFDDPDIVRQTPIETNRSLSKMSGGDVHLKMEHLQRTGSFKTRGAYNKLKQEAEDGSDKHVVAASAGNHAQGVALAATTVGLDSTIVMPTNAPQAKIDATRSYGASVELHGANFGEAMSHAQAMAEEPGRLFVHAYDDPDIVAGQGTLGLEIYEQVPDVDTVLVPIGGGGLIGGISTALKSLDDSVRVVGVQAEMAATVPDSLNKGIPVDEDSPKTIADGIATGSISELTLGLIEEHVDEVVTVSDDEIAQSILTVLERAKQLIEGAGGASVAALLSDEIDVEGETVVPLLCGGNIDMSMLQTVLTHALTDRSQLLRLRIRIRDEPGEMGRISGIIGDKGANIRTVRHDRAVGDLHVGDAYLVFQVLTSGESHATNVIGAIEDAGYEVERVN
- a CDS encoding ABC transporter substrate-binding protein, which gives rise to MTNDHDLTRRTYLRAAAAGAAMTGAAGCLGGGGGGGSEGNSWRTQELATVPAPGDAALYEPTDQDQTGETINHLTWTGYDASNVQGPFREQFDCQTQLDLFTSNPKAFNRLQSGEWQQFHQATFDMAWIPRLAEAGLIRPIDYEDWKPYTFDQYIDLFKKENGYKYAFVNEDDYTFDIDGTMYGAPQRFGWASFVVNTDNVSEDAYSSYDAAWSDEFEVGIYDLMFWGIQIIMLREGIDPFKEHTEAEVEQVRQATFDLFDNAKTLLPDFASMNQAMKSGEIDIGFISGNWINGTLRRGGNMQFEAVVPEEGSVIWVETTAFVKGDQPTVSDNYLAYMQRGENALKLSWPTSGGTNVVPHQTAWENYNDRQREVLRVDEVRDIIDRSVFYTGIPDLDKFEPIWREAKSRL
- a CDS encoding ABC transporter ATP-binding protein, with the translated sequence MLQATDLRKEYGSLVAVDDVDLEIETGEFATIVGPSGSGKSTLLHMLAGHLEPSGGTITLDGEDITDTKPQERPTSLVFQSWALFPHMTVRENIEFPIRTTGRSVDGQVETLLEQVQLDPEVQADKQVSELSGGQRQRVALARSLAYDPDILLLDEPLASLDYVLQKQLQRELADLNVELDMTFVYVTHSLEAALVMSDKLFVIDEGDLIQTGPPEEIYREPNNKFIAEFMGDANVFAVDVVDSDGETVTVDSGEFEGSVTVSTPIDDAPEYLVVRHDDCVVEPTLRRAVGAPVHVDNVLVRGNTVLVECSSTTTDDDYVAEVDYDHFESVDIAVGDTAYIQWETEKSILVPE
- a CDS encoding ABC transporter permease; protein product: MSALDTLRGRMDAVATSDNPLATLVTPPYVLLLPLAVLLLVMFVGPMVAIVLFSVQPGNAISLNPGTWTVEHYAEILGGMASGEGVYGDVLVNTAAVSAVTTVVTLVLSYPAAYALARKIKRYKTVFLLVLIIPLFTSVNIRVFGWALFLVNNGVLESVVSLFGVSNYPTMMYQRWTIILGTTYVYMPFMLFPIYLSLLSIEDETIAAAQDLGANRWTLFRRIVLPLSKPGVIIGSLFVFILSLGADVEAQILGGGSIFTMASNINYSFGYSQNWPLGSAQAVGLLIITVVCGVIILRTINLKEIASRGDA
- a CDS encoding ABC transporter permease; its protein translation is MSAESSTLTDRLGAGAWYGYVALVALFFLTPLFSLVIASFYDGRFFSIVDYEFSLDWYRAALASGSIRSAFLNTVRISVPVTILSTIIGTGGAIAYTRYEFPWQEQFKLLALLPIFFPLILLGLGMSMWSSVIGLGYGIVPSIIGELVWISPIVMFVVSITALGVDPNIEEAARDLGADTVTLYREVTLPLIKDGVVSGAIFAFVLSWNNYYIVSYLSGPQSTITTWIHGRMTQGFTPVVPAVASLIFYVSLLLVVAAFVVEFRDDGE
- a CDS encoding helix-turn-helix domain-containing protein, with the protein product MLEYTFRIRHEGCWTETVDDAFPGVAATIIYSYRLTGTSITMIEATGIDESRVDALVEWLGDHEVMTSAQLVSYHEGRDTAFISLEGDYRTDTEPVLNVLLRNNCFPTIPATVSNGREHWSVLASTREEVSTTHEELRAIGSVEVDALRQPELGRLLTGLTEIKQAVQDLSPRQTEVLARAIEHGYYDSPRGCNIEELAAMDSANTSTVGEHLRRSEAKILEAVGSMLTQT
- a CDS encoding glutamine synthetase family protein, which codes for MTEYDRVRLVWTDLNGVARGISLPASEYEAAVDEGVGFANGVAELTLEPGLLDDPRYGAEGGDMLAVADPDSLREITWTDDTAAVFSNLTNVDGSAFDLCSRSALRRVVDDVRDEGFVPLAGVEAEFSLLKPDGEGDWEPYNTRCSYDMTALDGADGIVRAWSDAMETAGASMLGVHQESQPGQFEVNVQYDDALTTADSLMFFRHAAKAIARERGYRASFMPRPYSGEDANGLHFHLSLWDESVGENLFASETGNLQFPAGKHPEGDSGLSETAHHFIGGLLDHMQALTALCAPTVNSYRRLLPGIWAPVNVAWGPDNRSTVLRIPPELGSAARVEHRVPDSSCNPYLGLAATLAAGLDGIRNETDPGEPTLANAYEEDYDRLPRTLWAALDELEADEVLTEALGEPLVEEFLKLKRDEFDRYMDSVTEWERAEYSDEF